One window of Hypanus sabinus isolate sHypSab1 chromosome 10, sHypSab1.hap1, whole genome shotgun sequence genomic DNA carries:
- the slc2a12 gene encoding solute carrier family 2, facilitated glucose transporter member 12 isoform X5, which yields MNMELELELENENKSTEIQNDFSFTRLNQPTTTKGPFSFILIAASITASVSGLTFGYELTNISGALLQLKTDFNLTCVQQEVLVSTVLIGGVIGSLAGGYIIDRWERRIGIIVTSLCFIVGNIIMSSSSSYAILVLGRIIVGAATTSSVFSACIYLSEIAPPEKRGMLVSLIEFMIVIGILFAYIINYSFSSVSEGWRWMFAINLIPAVLQIIGVFFIPPSPRFMIRKGYDEKASLILQKIRSYSNVDDELTAIKSSLSIESNYTYCDLFRAKDNMRLRVGIGFGLAFFLQASGQPNVLYYASTILKSVGFASNTTATLASVSVGLVKVLGTPLAMLLLDRIGRKIFLYIGSATMIVMLTILAMVVHKIPVQFTDVCKYPNHTDHWQDNVTSTISGYNSTIVSMFGEQVASLENRSNSFTNQSNMGNTTVPYQSSSPFTGSSKKNGDGKEEVPPLLKWLSLACLLLYVAAFSISFGPVVWVLLSEIFPVGIKGRATSFIGFFNWAFNLLTALTFLSVTDLMTSQCIIKPTTEMTILGQFLQFNNIHRNGPSFLIPLMKPKAFCNQQWLQF from the exons ATGAACATGGAGTTGGAACTTGAATTGGAAAATGAAAATAAGTCAACTGAGATTCAAAATGATTTTTCATTTACTCGCTTGAACCAGCCTACAACAACAAAAG GACCTTTCAGCTTTATCCTCATTGCCGCATCTATAACTGCATCTGTAAGTGGACTTACCTTTGGCTATGAGCTTACAAACATTTCGGGAGCTCTTCTGCAGTTGAAGACTGACTTCAATCTTACCTGTGTGCAACAAGAAGTACTCGTCAGCACAGTCTTAATTGGAGGAGTAATAGGTTCCCTTGCTGGTGGATACATTATCGATCGATGGGAAAGGAGGATAGGAATCATTGTAACGTCTTTGTGTTTTATAGTTGGCAATATCATTATGTCTTCCTCTTCTTCCTACGCAATACTTGTACTGGGCCGCATCATTGTGGGAGCCGCTACAACTTCAAGTGTATTTTCAGCATGTATTTATCTGTCAGAGATTGCACCACCTGAAAAAAGAGGCATGCTGGTTTCCCTGATTGAATTCATGATTGTTATTGGTATTTTGTTCGCATATATTATTAATTACAGTTTCTCAAGCGTTTCAGAAGGTTGGCGGTGGATGTTCGCTATTAATCTCATTCCAGCTGTGCTGCAAATCATTGGTGTCTTCTTTATTCCACCAAGTCCTCGGTTTATGATTAGAAAAGGATACGATGAAAAGGCAAGTCTTATCCTGCAGAAAATTAGATCATATTCCAATGTTGATGATGAACTGACAGCCATCAAATCGTCATTGAGCATTGAGAGCAATTATACATATTGTGATCTGTTTCGGGCAAAGGACAACATGAGACTACGAGTGGGAATAGGGTTTGGTCTGGCTTTTTTCTTGCAAGCTTCTGGCCAACCAAATGTTTTATATTATGCATCAACTATCTTAAAATCAGTTGGCTTTGCAAGTAACACAACAGCGACATTAGCCTCAGTTAGCGTGGGGCTGGTAAAAGTGCTTGGCACACCTTTAGCAATGCTACTTTTGGACCGAATAGGACGCAAAATATTTCTCTACATTGGAAGTGCTACTATGATTGTAATGTTGACCATTCTGGCTATGGTGGTCCATAAAATTCCAGTGCAATTCACAGATGTCTGCAAGTACCCCAATCACACTGATCACTGGCAAGATAATGTCACATCTACAATATCTGGCTATAATTCAACAATAGTCAGCATGTTTGGCGAGCAAGTTGCTTCATTGGAAAATAGAAGCAATTCATTCACAAATCAAAGCAATATGGGAAATACAACAGTGCCATATCAATCCTCCTCTCCATTCACAGGAAGCTCGAAGAAGAATGGAGATGGGAAGGAAGAAGTACCTCCTTTGCTGAAATGGCTGTCCCTTGCTTGCTTACTTTTATATGTTGCTGCTTTTTCCATAAGTTTTGGACCAG TGGTATGGGTGCTGTTGAGTGAAATATTTCCAGTAGGGATAAAAGGCAGAGCTACATCATTCATAGGATTCTTCAACTGGGCATTCAATCTGCTCACTGCTTTAACTTTTCTCTCAGTGACAG
- the slc2a12 gene encoding solute carrier family 2, facilitated glucose transporter member 12 isoform X8 yields MNMELELELENENKSTEIQNDFSFTRLNQPTTTKGPFSFILIAASITASVSGLTFGYELTNISGALLQLKTDFNLTCVQQEVLVSTVLIGGVIGSLAGGYIIDRWERRIGIIVTSLCFIVGNIIMSSSSSYAILVLGRIIVGAATTSSVFSACIYLSEIAPPEKRGMLVSLIEFMIVIGILFAYIINYSFSSVSEGWRWMFAINLIPAVLQIIGVFFIPPSPRFMIRKGYDEKASLILQKIRSYSNVDDELTAIKSSLSIESNYTYCDLFRAKDNMRLRVGIGFGLAFFLQASGQPNVLYYASTILKSVGFASNTTATLASVSVGLVKVLGTPLAMLLLDRIGRKIFLYIGSATMIVMLTILAMVVHKIPVQFTDVCKYPNHTDHWQDNVTSTISGYNSTIVSMFGEQVASLENRSNSFTNQSNMGNTTVPYQSSSPFTGSSKKNGDGKEEVPPLLKWLSLACLLLYVAAFSISFGPVVWVLLSEIFPVGIKGRATSFIGFFNWAFNLLTALTFLSVTESIGLMWMLLMYAILSSAGLIFIFFFIPETKNQTLEEISEQLSQG; encoded by the exons ATGAACATGGAGTTGGAACTTGAATTGGAAAATGAAAATAAGTCAACTGAGATTCAAAATGATTTTTCATTTACTCGCTTGAACCAGCCTACAACAACAAAAG GACCTTTCAGCTTTATCCTCATTGCCGCATCTATAACTGCATCTGTAAGTGGACTTACCTTTGGCTATGAGCTTACAAACATTTCGGGAGCTCTTCTGCAGTTGAAGACTGACTTCAATCTTACCTGTGTGCAACAAGAAGTACTCGTCAGCACAGTCTTAATTGGAGGAGTAATAGGTTCCCTTGCTGGTGGATACATTATCGATCGATGGGAAAGGAGGATAGGAATCATTGTAACGTCTTTGTGTTTTATAGTTGGCAATATCATTATGTCTTCCTCTTCTTCCTACGCAATACTTGTACTGGGCCGCATCATTGTGGGAGCCGCTACAACTTCAAGTGTATTTTCAGCATGTATTTATCTGTCAGAGATTGCACCACCTGAAAAAAGAGGCATGCTGGTTTCCCTGATTGAATTCATGATTGTTATTGGTATTTTGTTCGCATATATTATTAATTACAGTTTCTCAAGCGTTTCAGAAGGTTGGCGGTGGATGTTCGCTATTAATCTCATTCCAGCTGTGCTGCAAATCATTGGTGTCTTCTTTATTCCACCAAGTCCTCGGTTTATGATTAGAAAAGGATACGATGAAAAGGCAAGTCTTATCCTGCAGAAAATTAGATCATATTCCAATGTTGATGATGAACTGACAGCCATCAAATCGTCATTGAGCATTGAGAGCAATTATACATATTGTGATCTGTTTCGGGCAAAGGACAACATGAGACTACGAGTGGGAATAGGGTTTGGTCTGGCTTTTTTCTTGCAAGCTTCTGGCCAACCAAATGTTTTATATTATGCATCAACTATCTTAAAATCAGTTGGCTTTGCAAGTAACACAACAGCGACATTAGCCTCAGTTAGCGTGGGGCTGGTAAAAGTGCTTGGCACACCTTTAGCAATGCTACTTTTGGACCGAATAGGACGCAAAATATTTCTCTACATTGGAAGTGCTACTATGATTGTAATGTTGACCATTCTGGCTATGGTGGTCCATAAAATTCCAGTGCAATTCACAGATGTCTGCAAGTACCCCAATCACACTGATCACTGGCAAGATAATGTCACATCTACAATATCTGGCTATAATTCAACAATAGTCAGCATGTTTGGCGAGCAAGTTGCTTCATTGGAAAATAGAAGCAATTCATTCACAAATCAAAGCAATATGGGAAATACAACAGTGCCATATCAATCCTCCTCTCCATTCACAGGAAGCTCGAAGAAGAATGGAGATGGGAAGGAAGAAGTACCTCCTTTGCTGAAATGGCTGTCCCTTGCTTGCTTACTTTTATATGTTGCTGCTTTTTCCATAAGTTTTGGACCAG TGGTATGGGTGCTGTTGAGTGAAATATTTCCAGTAGGGATAAAAGGCAGAGCTACATCATTCATAGGATTCTTCAACTGGGCATTCAATCTGCTCACTGCTTTAACTTTTCTCTCAGTGACAG
- the slc2a12 gene encoding solute carrier family 2, facilitated glucose transporter member 12 isoform X9, whose amino-acid sequence MNMELELELENENKSTEIQNDFSFTRLNQPTTTKGPFSFILIAASITASVSGLTFGYELTNISGALLQLKTDFNLTCVQQEVLVSTVLIGGVIGSLAGGYIIDRWERRIGIIVTSLCFIVGNIIMSSSSSYAILVLGRIIVGAATTSSVFSACIYLSEIAPPEKRGMLVSLIEFMIVIGILFAYIINYSFSSVSEGWRWMFAINLIPAVLQIIGVFFIPPSPRFMIRKGYDEKASLILQKIRSYSNVDDELTAIKSSLSIESNYTYCDLFRAKDNMRLRVGIGFGLAFFLQASGQPNVLYYASTILKSVGFASNTTATLASVSVGLVKVLGTPLAMLLLDRIGRKIFLYIGSATMIVMLTILAMVVHKIPVQFTDVCKYPNHTDHWQDNVTSTISGYNSTIVSMFGEQVASLENRSNSFTNQSNMGNTTVPYQSSSPFTGSSKKNGDGKEEVPPLLKWLSLACLLLYVAAFSISFGPVVWVLLSEIFPVGIKGRATSFIGFFNWAFNLLTALTFLSVTDENMYEDLEED is encoded by the exons ATGAACATGGAGTTGGAACTTGAATTGGAAAATGAAAATAAGTCAACTGAGATTCAAAATGATTTTTCATTTACTCGCTTGAACCAGCCTACAACAACAAAAG GACCTTTCAGCTTTATCCTCATTGCCGCATCTATAACTGCATCTGTAAGTGGACTTACCTTTGGCTATGAGCTTACAAACATTTCGGGAGCTCTTCTGCAGTTGAAGACTGACTTCAATCTTACCTGTGTGCAACAAGAAGTACTCGTCAGCACAGTCTTAATTGGAGGAGTAATAGGTTCCCTTGCTGGTGGATACATTATCGATCGATGGGAAAGGAGGATAGGAATCATTGTAACGTCTTTGTGTTTTATAGTTGGCAATATCATTATGTCTTCCTCTTCTTCCTACGCAATACTTGTACTGGGCCGCATCATTGTGGGAGCCGCTACAACTTCAAGTGTATTTTCAGCATGTATTTATCTGTCAGAGATTGCACCACCTGAAAAAAGAGGCATGCTGGTTTCCCTGATTGAATTCATGATTGTTATTGGTATTTTGTTCGCATATATTATTAATTACAGTTTCTCAAGCGTTTCAGAAGGTTGGCGGTGGATGTTCGCTATTAATCTCATTCCAGCTGTGCTGCAAATCATTGGTGTCTTCTTTATTCCACCAAGTCCTCGGTTTATGATTAGAAAAGGATACGATGAAAAGGCAAGTCTTATCCTGCAGAAAATTAGATCATATTCCAATGTTGATGATGAACTGACAGCCATCAAATCGTCATTGAGCATTGAGAGCAATTATACATATTGTGATCTGTTTCGGGCAAAGGACAACATGAGACTACGAGTGGGAATAGGGTTTGGTCTGGCTTTTTTCTTGCAAGCTTCTGGCCAACCAAATGTTTTATATTATGCATCAACTATCTTAAAATCAGTTGGCTTTGCAAGTAACACAACAGCGACATTAGCCTCAGTTAGCGTGGGGCTGGTAAAAGTGCTTGGCACACCTTTAGCAATGCTACTTTTGGACCGAATAGGACGCAAAATATTTCTCTACATTGGAAGTGCTACTATGATTGTAATGTTGACCATTCTGGCTATGGTGGTCCATAAAATTCCAGTGCAATTCACAGATGTCTGCAAGTACCCCAATCACACTGATCACTGGCAAGATAATGTCACATCTACAATATCTGGCTATAATTCAACAATAGTCAGCATGTTTGGCGAGCAAGTTGCTTCATTGGAAAATAGAAGCAATTCATTCACAAATCAAAGCAATATGGGAAATACAACAGTGCCATATCAATCCTCCTCTCCATTCACAGGAAGCTCGAAGAAGAATGGAGATGGGAAGGAAGAAGTACCTCCTTTGCTGAAATGGCTGTCCCTTGCTTGCTTACTTTTATATGTTGCTGCTTTTTCCATAAGTTTTGGACCAG TGGTATGGGTGCTGTTGAGTGAAATATTTCCAGTAGGGATAAAAGGCAGAGCTACATCATTCATAGGATTCTTCAACTGGGCATTCAATCTGCTCACTGCTTTAACTTTTCTCTCAGTGACAG
- the slc2a12 gene encoding solute carrier family 2, facilitated glucose transporter member 12 isoform X6, which produces MNMELELELENENKSTEIQNDFSFTRLNQPTTTKGPFSFILIAASITASVSGLTFGYELTNISGALLQLKTDFNLTCVQQEVLVSTVLIGGVIGSLAGGYIIDRWERRIGIIVTSLCFIVGNIIMSSSSSYAILVLGRIIVGAATTSSVFSACIYLSEIAPPEKRGMLVSLIEFMIVIGILFAYIINYSFSSVSEGWRWMFAINLIPAVLQIIGVFFIPPSPRFMIRKGYDEKASLILQKIRSYSNVDDELTAIKSSLSIESNYTYCDLFRAKDNMRLRVGIGFGLAFFLQASGQPNVLYYASTILKSVGFASNTTATLASVSVGLVKVLGTPLAMLLLDRIGRKIFLYIGSATMIVMLTILAMVVHKIPVQFTDVCKYPNHTDHWQDNVTSTISGYNSTIVSMFGEQVASLENRSNSFTNQSNMGNTTVPYQSSSPFTGSSKKNGDGKEEVPPLLKWLSLACLLLYVAAFSISFGPVVWVLLSEIFPVGIKGRATSFIGFFNWAFNLLTALTFLSVTESIGLMWMLLMYAILSSAGLIFIFFFIPETKNQTLEEISEQLSQGQK; this is translated from the exons ATGAACATGGAGTTGGAACTTGAATTGGAAAATGAAAATAAGTCAACTGAGATTCAAAATGATTTTTCATTTACTCGCTTGAACCAGCCTACAACAACAAAAG GACCTTTCAGCTTTATCCTCATTGCCGCATCTATAACTGCATCTGTAAGTGGACTTACCTTTGGCTATGAGCTTACAAACATTTCGGGAGCTCTTCTGCAGTTGAAGACTGACTTCAATCTTACCTGTGTGCAACAAGAAGTACTCGTCAGCACAGTCTTAATTGGAGGAGTAATAGGTTCCCTTGCTGGTGGATACATTATCGATCGATGGGAAAGGAGGATAGGAATCATTGTAACGTCTTTGTGTTTTATAGTTGGCAATATCATTATGTCTTCCTCTTCTTCCTACGCAATACTTGTACTGGGCCGCATCATTGTGGGAGCCGCTACAACTTCAAGTGTATTTTCAGCATGTATTTATCTGTCAGAGATTGCACCACCTGAAAAAAGAGGCATGCTGGTTTCCCTGATTGAATTCATGATTGTTATTGGTATTTTGTTCGCATATATTATTAATTACAGTTTCTCAAGCGTTTCAGAAGGTTGGCGGTGGATGTTCGCTATTAATCTCATTCCAGCTGTGCTGCAAATCATTGGTGTCTTCTTTATTCCACCAAGTCCTCGGTTTATGATTAGAAAAGGATACGATGAAAAGGCAAGTCTTATCCTGCAGAAAATTAGATCATATTCCAATGTTGATGATGAACTGACAGCCATCAAATCGTCATTGAGCATTGAGAGCAATTATACATATTGTGATCTGTTTCGGGCAAAGGACAACATGAGACTACGAGTGGGAATAGGGTTTGGTCTGGCTTTTTTCTTGCAAGCTTCTGGCCAACCAAATGTTTTATATTATGCATCAACTATCTTAAAATCAGTTGGCTTTGCAAGTAACACAACAGCGACATTAGCCTCAGTTAGCGTGGGGCTGGTAAAAGTGCTTGGCACACCTTTAGCAATGCTACTTTTGGACCGAATAGGACGCAAAATATTTCTCTACATTGGAAGTGCTACTATGATTGTAATGTTGACCATTCTGGCTATGGTGGTCCATAAAATTCCAGTGCAATTCACAGATGTCTGCAAGTACCCCAATCACACTGATCACTGGCAAGATAATGTCACATCTACAATATCTGGCTATAATTCAACAATAGTCAGCATGTTTGGCGAGCAAGTTGCTTCATTGGAAAATAGAAGCAATTCATTCACAAATCAAAGCAATATGGGAAATACAACAGTGCCATATCAATCCTCCTCTCCATTCACAGGAAGCTCGAAGAAGAATGGAGATGGGAAGGAAGAAGTACCTCCTTTGCTGAAATGGCTGTCCCTTGCTTGCTTACTTTTATATGTTGCTGCTTTTTCCATAAGTTTTGGACCAG TGGTATGGGTGCTGTTGAGTGAAATATTTCCAGTAGGGATAAAAGGCAGAGCTACATCATTCATAGGATTCTTCAACTGGGCATTCAATCTGCTCACTGCTTTAACTTTTCTCTCAGTGACAG